The Mycolicibacterium mageritense genome contains a region encoding:
- the melA gene encoding alpha-galactosidase: MKPTIVIIGAGSVEFTRELLGDILSFDELASVRIVLHDIDAERLETAEAIARATARAAGADPEVIASTDRRRALDGADYVINVIQVGMHEATLRDFEIPARYGLNQTIGDTIGIGGIFRGLRTFPVLAGIARDMAEVCPDAWLLNYTNPMAMNVTLLHRVAPKLKVLGLCHSVYWTMVGLCELVDVPYDEVSYWSAGVNHQAWVLRWERNGQSLYPTLDERIAADPELRRRVRVDMYRRLGYYPTETSEHSSEYVPWYVRHPAEVERLRINIGEYVSISEANLAEYRRVRTELAGTEELPIDTSSTEYAPQVIHSLETGTTRVISANVANEDLITNLPNGVAVEVPTTLDALGAHPMRVGELPPQCAALNRSFLGPVDLAVRAYTDGDPRLVRAAAMVDPNTAATLTVDQIWELCDELTTAHGNLLPESLRQTLRP, encoded by the coding sequence GTGAAACCCACAATTGTCATCATCGGTGCGGGCAGTGTCGAGTTCACCCGCGAACTGCTCGGCGACATCCTGTCCTTCGACGAGCTGGCATCGGTCCGAATCGTCCTGCACGACATCGATGCCGAGCGGCTCGAAACCGCCGAGGCCATTGCCAGGGCCACCGCCCGTGCCGCGGGTGCCGATCCGGAGGTCATCGCCAGCACCGACCGCCGGCGCGCCCTCGACGGCGCCGACTACGTCATCAACGTCATCCAGGTCGGCATGCACGAGGCGACGCTGCGCGACTTCGAGATACCGGCCAGGTACGGGCTGAACCAGACCATCGGTGACACCATCGGAATCGGCGGGATCTTCCGTGGGCTCAGGACATTTCCCGTCCTCGCCGGCATCGCCCGGGACATGGCGGAGGTATGCCCCGACGCGTGGCTGCTCAACTACACCAACCCGATGGCCATGAACGTCACTTTGTTGCACCGCGTCGCTCCCAAGCTGAAGGTGCTCGGTCTGTGCCATTCGGTGTACTGGACGATGGTGGGCCTGTGCGAACTCGTCGACGTGCCGTATGACGAGGTGTCGTACTGGTCGGCGGGGGTCAACCACCAGGCGTGGGTTTTGCGGTGGGAACGCAACGGTCAGAGTCTCTATCCGACGTTGGACGAGCGCATCGCGGCAGATCCCGAACTGCGCAGGCGCGTGCGGGTCGACATGTACCGCCGGTTGGGCTACTACCCCACGGAGACCAGCGAGCATTCCAGCGAATACGTGCCCTGGTACGTCCGGCATCCGGCCGAGGTCGAGCGCCTGCGGATCAACATCGGTGAGTATGTCTCCATCAGCGAGGCGAACCTCGCCGAGTACCGCCGGGTCCGCACGGAGCTGGCCGGGACCGAAGAACTCCCGATCGATACGAGCTCGACGGAGTACGCACCCCAGGTGATCCACTCTCTGGAGACGGGGACCACGAGGGTGATCTCGGCGAACGTCGCGAACGAAGACCTGATCACGAACCTGCCGAACGGGGTCGCGGTCGAAGTTCCGACCACGCTCGACGCATTGGGGGCGCACCCCATGCGAGTTGGCGAACTGCCCCCGCAGTGCGCCGCGCTCAACCGCAGTTTCCTCGGGCCGGTGGACCTCGCGGTCCGGGCATACACCGACGGCGATCCGCGCCTGGTCCGAGCGGCGGCCATGGTCGATCCCA
- a CDS encoding DMT family transporter: MTGQPSRSWIFYAALLILFWGVWGALSALPATKYGYPDEMIYSIWALAMIIPAAFALRRQRFDRRPRAAVYGLLIGLTGAGGQLLLFQALTMGPAYLIFPIVSISPAVTVLMAIALLRERISPLAVVGLVAALAAIVLFSITGGDSDGSSGPWLPLAVLICVAWGVQAYFMRKTATIGVNEVTTFGWMAISAVILIPVAVLSMGGIPTGFPWQAPVLTAATQLLNAVGALFLVMALSRGKATIVAPTTNALAPALTIVVSLAAYHTLPTPYGAVGILLALVGSTLMVYSDEKRGAAPTPTAAAFESTQLRSHT; this comes from the coding sequence ATGACCGGACAACCGTCGCGCAGCTGGATCTTCTACGCCGCGCTTCTCATTCTGTTCTGGGGTGTCTGGGGCGCGCTGTCCGCCCTTCCCGCAACGAAATACGGATATCCCGACGAAATGATCTACAGCATCTGGGCGCTCGCCATGATCATCCCGGCGGCCTTCGCGTTGCGGAGACAGCGTTTCGACCGGCGACCGCGGGCCGCGGTATACGGCCTGCTCATCGGGCTCACCGGCGCAGGCGGCCAATTGCTGTTGTTCCAGGCCCTTACGATGGGGCCGGCATATCTCATCTTTCCGATCGTGTCGATCTCACCGGCTGTCACAGTGCTGATGGCGATTGCGCTGCTGCGCGAGCGCATCAGCCCGCTCGCGGTCGTCGGACTCGTTGCCGCGCTCGCCGCGATCGTGCTGTTCAGCATCACCGGTGGCGACTCTGACGGTTCGTCCGGTCCGTGGCTGCCGCTGGCGGTGCTGATCTGCGTGGCGTGGGGTGTGCAAGCCTACTTCATGCGCAAGACGGCGACCATCGGCGTCAACGAAGTCACCACCTTCGGCTGGATGGCGATCAGCGCGGTCATCCTGATCCCGGTCGCAGTGCTCTCGATGGGCGGCATACCGACCGGATTTCCTTGGCAAGCACCAGTTCTCACCGCGGCGACGCAGTTGCTCAACGCCGTCGGCGCGCTCTTCCTGGTGATGGCACTCAGCCGCGGCAAGGCCACGATCGTGGCGCCGACCACCAACGCGCTTGCGCCGGCGCTCACGATCGTGGTGTCGCTCGCCGCTTATCACACCCTGCCCACGCCCTATGGTGCGGTCGGAATCCTGCTGGCCCTGGTGGGATCCACGTTGATGGTCTACAGCGACGAAAAACGTGGTGCCGCACCGACTCCAACCGCAGCGGCCTTCGAAAGCACCCAGTTGAGGAGCCATACGTGA